In Pectinophora gossypiella chromosome 1, ilPecGoss1.1, whole genome shotgun sequence, one genomic interval encodes:
- the LOC126366261 gene encoding L-threonine 3-dehydrogenase, mitochondrial yields the protein MFLRKLCRGSGALNIRTYSVGVIDKRPPKILITGGLGQLGVECAKYLRGKYGRENVILSDIIKPTTEVANDGPYIFADILDFKGLQKIVVDHRVDWLIHFSALLSAIGEQNVPLAVRVNIEGMHNVIELAKQYRLRIFVPSTIGAFGPDSPRNPTPNITVQRPRTIYGVSKVHAELLGEYYHYRFGLDFRCLRFPGVISSDPPGGGTTDYAIAIFHDVLRKGRYQCYLKPDTRLPMMHVRDALRALSEFLEVPNEKLNRRVYNVTSMSFTPEELAEKINQHLKEFQITYQPDSRQDIADSWPQVFDDSEARRDWQWNPEVDLDNLVSLMIKEVKEKIAANGY from the exons ATGTTTTTAAGAAAACTATGCAGAGGCTCGGGGGCTCTAAATATAAGGACTTATAGTGTGGGTGTGATAGACAAAAGACCGCCAAAAATTTTAATCACTG GAGGACTGGGCCAACTCGGCGTCGAGTGCGCGAAGTACCTCCGGGGGAAATACGGAAGGGAGAACGTCATACTTTCAGACATAATCAAACCGACTACTGAAGTTGCCAATGACGGCCCCTACATATTCGCCGACATTCTAGACTTTAAAGGACTGCAGAAGATCGTCGTAGACCATAGAGTCGACTGGTTGATACATTTTTCCGCCCTACTCAGCGCTATTGGAGAACAAAATGTGCCTTTAGCCGTAAGAGTGAACATAGAAGGAATGCATAACGTCATTGAGCTAGCAAAGCAGTATAGACTGAGGATCTTTGTTCCTAGTACTATTGGAGCATTCGGTCCCGACTCTCCGCGAAACCCTACACCTAATATAACTGTGCAAAGACCTAGAACAATCTATGGCGTGTCTAAAGTGCATGCAGAGCTGCTAGGAGAGTATTATCACTACAGATTTGGACTGGACTTCCGTTGCTTGAGGTTCCCTGGGGTCATCTCCAGTGATCCGCCCGGTGGAGGCACTACGG ACTACGCCATAGCAATCTTCCACGACGTGTTGCGGAAGGGCCGCTATCAATGCTACCTCAAGCCTGACACCAGACTCCCCATGATGCACGTCAGGGACGCCCTGCGAGCCCTCTCAGAGTTCCTTGAAGTTCCTAATGAGAAACTCAACAGACGGGTCTACAATGTGACCTCTATGAGCTTCACCCCTGAAGAGTTGGCAGAGAAGATCAACCAGCATCTAAAGGAGTTCCAGATCACGTATCAGCCCGACAGCAGGCAGGATATTG CGGATTCATGGCCACAAGTGTTCGATGACAGCGAGGCGCGACGAGACTGGCAGTGGAACCCAGAAGTGGACCTCGACAACCTGGTGTCTCTCATGATAAAGGAGGTCAAGGAGAAGATAGCCGCTAACGGCTACTGA